A window of Elgaria multicarinata webbii isolate HBS135686 ecotype San Diego chromosome 2, rElgMul1.1.pri, whole genome shotgun sequence contains these coding sequences:
- the EIF3M gene encoding eukaryotic translation initiation factor 3 subunit M, with product MSVPAFIDITEEDQAAELRAYLKSKGAEISEENSEGGLHIDLAQIIEACDVCLKDDDKDVESVMNSVVSLLLILEPDKQEALIESLCEKLVKFREGERPSLRLQLLSNLFHGMDKNTPARYTVYCSLLKVASSCGAIQYIPTELEQVRKWISDWNLNTEKKHTLLRLLYDVLVDCKKSDTAAKVMVELLGSYTEDNASQARVDAHRCIVRALKDPNTFLFDHLLTLKPVKFLEGELIHDLLTIFVSAKLASYVRFYQNNKDFIDSLGLLHEQNMAKMRLLTFMGMAVENKEISFDTMQQELQVGADDVEAFVIDAVKTKMVHCKIDQTQRKVVVSHSTHRTFGKQQWQQLYDTLNFWKLNLNQVKNSLLSLSDT from the exons ATGAGTGTCCCGGCTTTTATCGATATCACGGAGGAAGATCAG GCTGCAGAACTTAGGGCTTACCTGAAATCCAAGGGAGCAGAAATATCTGAAGAGAATTCTGAAGGTGGACTTCACATTGACTTGGCTCAGATCATTGAAGCATGTGATGTGTGCCTAAAAGATGATGATAAAG ATGTTGAAAGTGTGATGAACAGTGTTGTGTCCCTGCTTCTTATTCTGGAACCAGACAAACAAGAAGCTTTGATTGAAAGTCTTTGTGAGAAATTGGTCAAATTTCGGGAAGGTGAACGGCCATCTCTTAGGCTGCAGCT GCTGAGTAATCTCTTCCATGGCATGGATAAGAATACCCCTGCAAGGTACACAGTGTACTGCAGCCTTCTCAAAGTAGCCTCCTCCTGCGGTGCTATACAATACATTCCAACTGAACTGGAGCAG GTTCGAAAATGGATTTCAGATTGGAATCTTAACACAGAAAAAAAGCATACTCTTCTTAGATTGCTATATGATGTGCTAGTGGACTGCAAAAAGAG TGATACTGCAGCAAAAGTAATGGTAGAGTTGCTGGGAAGTTACACAGAGGATAATGCTTCTCAGGCAAGAGTTGATGCTCACAG GTGTATTGTCCGTGCACTAAAGGATCCAAATACCTTTCTTTTTGATCATCTTCTTACCTTAAAACCAGTCAAATTCTTGGAAGGAGAACTTATTCATGAT CTTTTGACTATTTTTGTAAGTGCAAAGTTAGCATCCTATGTCCGGTTTTATCAGAACAACAAGGACTTCATTGACTCTCTTG GTTTGTTGCATGAGCAGAACATGGCAAAAATGCGACTGCTCACCTTTATGGGAATGGCAGTGGAAAACAAGGAAATTTCATTTGACACTATGCAGCAGGAACTTCAGGTTGGAGCTGATGATGTTGAAGCATTTGTTATTGATG ctgTAAAGACAAAGATGGTGCATTGCAAAATTGACCAAACACAGAGAAAAGTAGTGGTCAG TCACAGCACACATCGGACCTTTGGAAAGCAGCAGTGGCAACAGCTGTATGACACACTTAACTTCTGGAAACTAAATTTGAATCAAGTGAAAAACAGTCTCCTTAGTTTGTCAGATAcctaa